In a single window of the Desulfovibrio mangrovi genome:
- the htpG gene encoding molecular chaperone HtpG, translating to MSQTFEFKTEVRKLLHIITHSLYTNREIFLRELVSNASDALDKLRFAQAKGEAVNAPELELGIDISIDKDGKIITIRDTGIGMTHDELVDNLGTIARSGSERFLKELADKNEDPGNIIGRFGVGFYSVFMIADKVEVTTKSARGDEKAFTWISDGLGSFEIVPCEEGAPERGTVITIHVKDDADEFLEKFRLQSILKKHSSFIPFPIQLEGERVNTTPALWREPKSSISKEQYKEFYTHLTFDEAEPMDTLHISVDAPVQFNCLAFIPNMARDVFGFDRERYGLDLYVRRVLIQHENKDLIPEYLSFLKGVVDTEDLPLNISRETLQENALIRKIQQTVTKQVLNHLEKLAKNDADAYERFWNTHGKVFRVGYSDYANREKFTQLLRFNSSHHEDKDGLTSVDAYIERAKPEQKAVYYITAPSREAAKLNPHLEIFTRKGLEVLFLFEPVDEFVMDNLHKYKEFEFVAAETVKPETLDAFPDMEKEKKAEELSEGDAKTFDGLVERMKEILGDRVTDVRISKRLSGSPAVLASTDGATSSMDRLMRILNKDESIPKKVLEINRDHAILRNLLRIFKADGNDPIIEETVVQLFESSLLLEGYLKDPHALVGRINTLLEKASGWYTEVKKL from the coding sequence ATGTCGCAGACGTTCGAATTCAAGACCGAAGTGCGCAAACTGCTGCACATCATCACCCACTCGCTCTATACCAACCGCGAGATCTTCCTGCGGGAGCTCGTTTCCAACGCCTCTGACGCACTGGACAAGCTGAGATTCGCACAGGCAAAAGGTGAGGCCGTGAACGCCCCCGAGCTTGAACTGGGCATCGACATCAGCATCGACAAGGACGGCAAGATCATCACCATCCGCGACACCGGCATCGGCATGACGCACGATGAACTGGTGGACAACCTCGGCACCATTGCCCGTTCCGGCTCCGAACGCTTCCTCAAAGAGCTGGCCGATAAGAACGAAGACCCCGGCAACATCATCGGACGTTTCGGCGTGGGCTTCTATTCGGTTTTCATGATTGCGGACAAGGTGGAGGTCACCACCAAGAGTGCGCGTGGCGATGAAAAGGCTTTTACCTGGATCTCAGACGGTCTCGGTTCCTTCGAGATCGTTCCCTGCGAAGAAGGCGCACCGGAACGCGGCACCGTCATCACCATCCACGTAAAGGACGATGCGGACGAGTTTCTGGAAAAGTTCCGCCTGCAGAGCATCCTGAAAAAGCATTCCAGCTTCATCCCCTTCCCCATCCAGCTGGAAGGCGAACGGGTGAACACCACGCCCGCCCTGTGGCGCGAGCCCAAGAGCTCCATTTCCAAGGAACAGTACAAGGAGTTCTACACCCACCTTACCTTTGATGAAGCAGAGCCCATGGATACCCTGCACATCTCGGTGGACGCTCCCGTGCAGTTCAACTGTCTTGCCTTCATTCCCAACATGGCAAGGGACGTTTTCGGATTCGACCGCGAACGTTACGGCCTTGACCTCTACGTACGTCGCGTGCTCATCCAGCACGAGAACAAGGATCTCATTCCCGAGTACCTTTCCTTCCTCAAAGGCGTGGTAGATACCGAAGACCTGCCCCTGAACATCTCCCGCGAGACGCTGCAAGAAAACGCTCTCATCCGTAAAATTCAGCAGACCGTGACCAAGCAGGTGCTGAACCATCTTGAGAAGCTGGCCAAGAACGACGCAGATGCCTACGAGCGCTTCTGGAACACCCACGGCAAGGTCTTCCGCGTCGGCTACAGCGACTACGCCAACCGCGAAAAGTTCACCCAGCTGCTGCGCTTCAATTCCTCGCATCATGAGGACAAGGACGGCCTGACCTCCGTGGACGCGTACATTGAACGCGCCAAGCCGGAACAGAAGGCAGTGTACTACATCACCGCCCCCAGCCGCGAAGCCGCCAAGCTCAATCCGCATCTGGAAATCTTCACCCGCAAGGGGCTGGAAGTGCTGTTCCTGTTCGAACCCGTGGACGAGTTCGTCATGGACAACCTGCACAAGTACAAGGAATTCGAGTTCGTGGCCGCTGAGACCGTGAAGCCCGAAACGCTGGATGCCTTCCCCGACATGGAGAAGGAGAAGAAAGCGGAAGAGCTTTCCGAAGGAGATGCCAAGACCTTTGACGGTCTGGTCGAACGCATGAAGGAGATTCTGGGCGACCGCGTCACCGATGTACGCATTTCCAAGCGCCTTTCCGGCTCACCTGCGGTGCTGGCAAGCACTGATGGCGCAACCTCTTCCATGGACCGCCTCATGCGCATTCTGAACAAGGATGAATCCATTCCGAAGAAGGTGCTGGAAATCAACCGCGACCACGCCATCCTCCGCAATCTGCTGCGCATTTTCAAGGCGGACGGCAATGATCCCATTATCGAAGAAACCGTGGTGCAGCTTTTCGAATCCTCCCTGCTGCTCGAAGGCTACCTCAAGGATCCGCACGCGCTTGTGGGCCGCATCAACACCCTGCTGGAGAAAGCCAGCGGCTGGTATACCGAAGTCAAAAAGCTGTAG